One window from the genome of Natrialba magadii ATCC 43099 encodes:
- a CDS encoding inorganic phosphate transporter, whose protein sequence is MVALSFAVLVGAAIITCLFMAWVLGANSNSPPFAPAIGANAISTMRAAFVIGLLAAAGALMQGGSISETVGADLIDGVTITPLAATAGLLTAATFMAIGIYTRYPIPAAFATTGAMVGVGLSLGGDPAMATYQRLGTFWLLVPFMSGGLAYATAVTLRRDDIPESVGVPLLAAIVGAIVANIRLGAIPDPAAEQGTLARFLSQPFGGGPVLVGDVDLGMIFVTIGIGALAFYWIRKHVLDSVDHGIRSFLLVLGGIVAFSSGGSQVGLATGPLENLFRIELGLPGITLLALGATGILAGAWMGAPRLLQATSREYAQLGVRRSIAALVPGFIIAQLAIALGIPISLNNIILSGVIGGGLAAGSAGVSKQKIGFTIVFWLLTLGTSIGVGYGLYQLLAALIGG, encoded by the coding sequence ATGGTCGCACTATCGTTCGCCGTCCTCGTCGGGGCCGCCATCATCACCTGCCTGTTTATGGCGTGGGTGCTCGGAGCGAACAGCAACTCGCCGCCGTTTGCCCCCGCGATCGGCGCGAACGCGATTTCGACGATGCGGGCTGCCTTCGTCATCGGACTGCTCGCAGCCGCTGGTGCGCTCATGCAAGGCGGGAGCATCTCCGAGACCGTCGGAGCGGATCTGATCGACGGCGTGACCATTACGCCGCTCGCAGCCACCGCCGGCCTGTTGACGGCGGCGACGTTCATGGCGATCGGGATCTACACGCGGTATCCGATCCCCGCGGCGTTCGCAACAACGGGCGCGATGGTTGGCGTCGGACTCTCACTGGGCGGCGACCCCGCAATGGCGACGTACCAGCGTCTCGGAACGTTCTGGCTGCTCGTGCCGTTCATGTCCGGCGGGCTGGCGTATGCGACCGCGGTCACGCTGCGACGTGACGACATTCCCGAATCAGTCGGCGTACCGTTGCTCGCAGCCATCGTCGGAGCAATCGTCGCGAATATTCGACTCGGCGCGATTCCCGATCCAGCAGCCGAACAGGGGACGCTTGCACGGTTTCTCTCTCAGCCGTTCGGCGGCGGCCCGGTGCTCGTGGGAGACGTCGATCTCGGAATGATCTTCGTGACGATCGGAATCGGAGCACTGGCGTTCTACTGGATTCGCAAGCACGTCCTCGACTCCGTCGATCACGGGATTCGGTCGTTCTTGCTCGTCCTCGGCGGAATCGTCGCGTTCTCGTCGGGTGGGTCGCAGGTCGGACTCGCGACCGGTCCGCTCGAGAACCTCTTTCGGATCGAACTCGGTCTGCCGGGAATCACACTGCTAGCACTGGGTGCAACCGGCATTCTCGCCGGCGCCTGGATGGGGGCACCGCGGCTGCTGCAAGCGACCTCGCGGGAGTACGCACAGCTCGGTGTCCGCCGGTCGATCGCGGCACTCGTTCCCGGCTTCATCATCGCACAGCTGGCGATCGCCCTCGGAATCCCCATCTCGCTCAACAACATCATCCTCTCGGGAGTCATCGGCGGTGGGCTGGCTGCGGGATCAGCCGGTGTCTCGAAGCAGAAGATCGGGTTTACGATCGTATTCTGGCTGCTCACGCTCGGAACGTCGATCGGAGTCGGCTACGGGCTTTATCAGCTGCTCGCGGCGCTGATCGGCGGATAA
- a CDS encoding zinc-ribbon domain-containing protein yields the protein MKPVYICSRCGEEISRTVDECPHCGYHPQSIVWRVGVGALIFGAAAALVFPPVGLIGIFAGVLAVGGSYLLSPAG from the coding sequence ATGAAACCGGTGTATATCTGCAGTCGTTGCGGGGAAGAGATCTCACGAACCGTCGACGAGTGTCCACACTGCGGTTATCACCCGCAGTCGATCGTCTGGCGGGTCGGTGTCGGAGCGCTCATCTTCGGCGCCGCGGCCGCGCTCGTCTTCCCGCCGGTCGGACTCATCGGGATCTTCGCTGGCGTTCTCGCCGTCGGCGGGAGCTACCTCCTGTCGCCGGCGGGGTGA
- a CDS encoding helix-turn-helix domain-containing protein yields MQSADLTLRLPPSMQLPGPEGLTAFQREEVLSWEVDPEAGTVRFLSLIVGDVGALGTLADELDAVHRYDATPIDDDAFYGYVEMDLRAADATLLGTFDVPGLVIVPPMVYTGRQNARITVLGEPEAMSQLLERAPDGVEIEVERISEHQRRSETLAGRLTARQFEALTVARNAGYYDVPRSGDLATVAAELECSESAASTLLRTAESKLVDAAVQR; encoded by the coding sequence ATGCAGTCAGCAGACCTCACGCTCCGCCTCCCCCCGTCGATGCAGTTGCCAGGACCCGAGGGCCTCACAGCGTTCCAGCGCGAGGAGGTGCTCTCCTGGGAGGTCGATCCCGAAGCCGGCACCGTTCGCTTTCTCTCGCTAATCGTCGGTGATGTCGGAGCACTCGGAACGCTGGCCGACGAGCTCGACGCCGTTCACCGCTACGATGCGACACCCATCGATGACGACGCCTTCTACGGCTACGTCGAGATGGACCTGCGGGCCGCCGACGCCACGCTGCTGGGAACGTTCGATGTCCCCGGTCTGGTGATCGTCCCGCCGATGGTCTACACGGGGCGACAAAACGCCCGCATCACCGTGCTTGGCGAACCAGAAGCGATGTCGCAGCTGCTCGAAAGAGCGCCGGACGGTGTCGAGATCGAGGTCGAGCGCATAAGCGAGCACCAGCGCCGCTCGGAGACGCTGGCCGGTCGGCTCACTGCCAGACAGTTCGAGGCGCTCACGGTCGCCCGCAACGCGGGGTACTACGACGTGCCACGGAGTGGCGACCTTGCAACGGTGGCAGCCGAACTCGAGTGCTCGGAGAGTGCGGCCTCGACGTTGCTCCGAACGGCGGAGTCGAAACTGGTCGATGCTGCAGTGCAACGATAG
- a CDS encoding ATP-dependent DNA helicase, translated as MNVEELSGLPPGARSHFQEQGIEELYPPQAEAVEAGATEGENLVAAVPTASGKTMIAALSMLSAVQRGGKALYIVPLRALASEKKAEFDAYEEFGVTTGVATGNYESTSEWLATKDIIVATSEKVDSLVRNGADWLSDLTCVVSDEVHLIDDRNRGPTLEVTLAKLRRLNPQLQVVALSATVGNADELADWLDAELVDTDWRPIDLQMGVHYGNALNFDDGETREVPVEAGEKQEAALVRDILQEGGSSLVFVNSRRNAEAAARRLGQVSSRELTAGEQNDLAALATEIREDSDTETSQDLADCVERGAAFHHAGLSSTQRSLVEDAFRDRLLKVISATPTLAAGVNTPARRVIVRDWRRFDPSAGGMAPLDVLEVHQMMGRAGRPGLDPYGEAVLLAKSHDESQELFDRYVWADPEPVRSKLAAEPALRTHVLATIASGFARTREGLLEFLEATLYASQSSEGGRLERVTDDVLSYLERNDFIERSGGPEDTLNSEADAASAFTSAADLADSDGGDSGGTTGQEEDLEATSLGHTVSRLYLDPMSAAEIVHGLEDADERPTALGLYQLVSRTPDMYELYLRSGEDEKFGELYYERERELLGDAPSEFEEERFEDWLAALKTGKLLEDWATEDDEEQITERYKIGPGDLRGKVDTAEWLLGAAESLASEIDSEWAVAVREARARVEHGVGEELLELVSVSGIGRKRARRLYAAGIEEPAALRSADKGVILHVLKGEKTAENILENAGREEPSMDGVEPIPVEGGSGSGSSNSSGSSEPNADANATEDDADDNQSSLGDF; from the coding sequence ATGAACGTCGAGGAGCTGTCGGGGCTCCCACCCGGTGCCCGCTCGCACTTCCAGGAGCAAGGCATCGAGGAGCTCTACCCGCCGCAGGCCGAGGCCGTCGAAGCCGGCGCAACCGAGGGTGAGAACCTCGTCGCCGCCGTCCCCACCGCCAGCGGCAAGACCATGATCGCCGCGTTATCGATGCTCTCTGCCGTACAGCGCGGCGGGAAGGCGCTATACATCGTCCCGCTGCGAGCCCTGGCGAGCGAGAAGAAGGCCGAGTTCGACGCCTACGAGGAGTTCGGCGTCACGACCGGCGTCGCCACCGGCAACTACGAGTCGACCAGCGAGTGGCTCGCCACGAAGGACATCATCGTCGCGACCAGCGAGAAGGTCGACTCGCTCGTACGCAACGGTGCGGACTGGCTCTCGGACCTGACGTGCGTCGTCAGCGATGAGGTGCACCTGATCGACGACCGAAACCGCGGCCCGACACTCGAGGTGACCCTCGCCAAACTCCGGCGGCTCAACCCGCAACTGCAGGTCGTCGCACTCTCTGCAACCGTCGGCAACGCGGACGAACTCGCCGACTGGCTCGACGCCGAGCTGGTCGACACCGACTGGCGGCCGATCGACCTCCAGATGGGCGTCCACTACGGCAACGCGCTCAACTTCGACGATGGCGAGACGCGGGAGGTCCCGGTCGAGGCCGGCGAGAAGCAAGAGGCCGCACTCGTTCGCGATATCCTTCAAGAGGGCGGCTCCTCGCTCGTCTTCGTGAACTCCCGCCGAAACGCCGAGGCCGCCGCCCGCAGACTCGGACAGGTCTCGAGTCGCGAACTGACCGCCGGCGAGCAAAACGATCTGGCAGCGCTGGCTACCGAGATCCGCGAGGACAGCGACACCGAGACCAGCCAGGACCTCGCCGACTGCGTCGAACGCGGCGCGGCGTTTCACCACGCGGGGCTCTCGAGTACCCAGCGCAGTCTGGTCGAGGACGCGTTCCGCGACCGCCTGCTGAAGGTCATCTCCGCGACGCCGACGCTCGCCGCCGGTGTGAACACGCCAGCCCGGCGTGTCATCGTCCGCGACTGGCGGCGCTTCGACCCGAGCGCAGGCGGAATGGCCCCTCTCGACGTACTCGAGGTCCACCAGATGATGGGCCGGGCCGGCCGCCCCGGTCTCGACCCCTACGGCGAGGCCGTCCTGCTCGCGAAGAGCCACGACGAGAGCCAGGAGCTGTTCGACCGCTACGTCTGGGCCGACCCCGAACCCGTCCGCTCGAAACTGGCTGCCGAGCCCGCACTACGAACCCACGTGCTCGCCACCATCGCCTCCGGATTTGCCCGCACACGCGAGGGGTTACTCGAGTTCCTCGAGGCCACGCTCTACGCGAGCCAGTCGAGCGAGGGGGGACGGCTCGAGCGGGTGACTGACGACGTGTTGAGCTACCTAGAACGGAACGATTTCATCGAACGAAGCGGCGGTCCCGAGGACACGCTCAACAGCGAGGCCGACGCGGCGAGTGCGTTCACATCGGCGGCTGACCTGGCCGATAGCGATGGCGGTGACAGCGGGGGCACAACCGGTCAAGAAGAGGACCTCGAGGCCACCAGCCTCGGCCACACCGTCTCACGGCTCTACCTCGATCCGATGAGCGCCGCCGAAATCGTCCACGGACTCGAGGACGCCGACGAGCGCCCGACCGCTCTCGGGCTCTACCAGCTCGTCTCGCGCACGCCCGACATGTACGAACTCTACCTGCGCTCGGGTGAGGACGAAAAATTCGGTGAACTCTACTACGAACGTGAACGCGAACTGCTCGGCGACGCGCCCAGCGAGTTCGAAGAAGAGCGCTTCGAGGATTGGCTCGCCGCTCTCAAGACCGGCAAACTACTCGAAGACTGGGCGACCGAGGACGACGAGGAACAGATCACCGAGCGGTACAAAATCGGTCCCGGCGACCTCCGCGGCAAGGTTGACACCGCCGAGTGGCTACTCGGTGCGGCAGAGTCGCTCGCGAGTGAGATCGACAGTGAGTGGGCCGTCGCGGTCCGCGAGGCCCGCGCCCGCGTCGAACACGGTGTCGGCGAGGAGCTACTCGAGCTCGTTTCGGTGAGCGGCATTGGCCGCAAGCGCGCACGGCGGCTCTACGCGGCCGGCATCGAAGAGCCCGCAGCCCTCCGATCCGCTGACAAGGGCGTCATCCTGCACGTCCTCAAAGGCGAGAAGACGGCCGAGAACATCCTCGAGAACGCCGGCCGCGAGGAGCCGTCGATGGACGGCGTCGAGCCGATTCCGGTCGAGGGTGGCTCCGGATCGGGGTCGTCCAACTCGAGTGGCTCCAGCGAACCGAATGCCGATGCGAACGCAACCGAGGACGACGCAGACGACAACCAATCCAGCCTGGGTGACTTCTAG
- a CDS encoding HAD family hydrolase, translating into MTAYDAVLFDSDGVLVEPPPVETQTNATRAAFRAVGVEDPDRQHVDAIVGGVTTETLQEICSAYDLEPATFWAARERHDEDSQLVEFRNGTRTQYDDVAALSGLPMEVNCGVVSNNHHSTIEFVLEHFELGPFFDTYYGREMTIESLQLKKPNTHYLDRALDDLSVSAESALYIGDSESDILAAERAGLESVFVRRPHCHEVELGVEPTYEVEDLYGVRQLAHR; encoded by the coding sequence GTGACAGCATACGACGCCGTGCTCTTCGACAGCGACGGTGTGCTCGTCGAACCGCCGCCGGTGGAAACCCAGACGAACGCCACGCGGGCCGCCTTTCGTGCGGTCGGCGTCGAGGACCCGGACCGCCAGCACGTCGACGCTATTGTGGGCGGCGTGACGACCGAGACGCTTCAGGAGATTTGCTCGGCGTACGACCTCGAGCCAGCGACGTTCTGGGCCGCGCGCGAGCGACACGACGAGGATTCCCAACTGGTCGAGTTCAGAAACGGAACCCGAACGCAATACGACGACGTCGCCGCGCTTTCCGGCCTTCCAATGGAGGTGAACTGCGGCGTCGTGAGCAACAACCACCACAGCACCATCGAGTTTGTCTTAGAGCACTTCGAACTCGGCCCGTTCTTCGACACCTACTACGGTCGCGAGATGACCATCGAGAGCCTTCAACTGAAGAAACCGAACACGCACTACCTCGATCGGGCACTGGACGATCTGTCCGTCTCCGCCGAGTCAGCACTCTACATCGGCGACAGCGAGAGCGATATCCTCGCTGCAGAACGAGCGGGACTCGAGTCCGTCTTCGTTCGCCGGCCCCACTGTCACGAGGTCGAGCTGGGAGTCGAACCGACGTACGAGGTCGAGGATTTGTACGGAGTGAGGCAGCTCGCCCACCGGTAA
- a CDS encoding universal stress protein, with translation MNEATEPARMTATGPDRVLVPTLGRPGEDEALAYALEMFPDAEVILLAVVMPLDAPLSEGNILKRDETRTEEARRTTTELLESVSADVPSASDRIRIETTEGRPWTVIPRYASDADVDHVVMYGHEKGSGTGTPGFVRRFLGRTIATTVVDRTDRPVTVLE, from the coding sequence ATGAACGAGGCGACCGAACCCGCCCGTATGACCGCTACGGGCCCCGACCGCGTCCTCGTCCCCACGCTTGGCCGTCCGGGAGAGGACGAGGCGCTCGCGTACGCCCTCGAGATGTTTCCCGACGCCGAGGTCATCCTGCTGGCCGTCGTGATGCCGCTCGATGCGCCGCTCAGTGAAGGGAACATCCTCAAGCGCGACGAAACGCGAACGGAGGAGGCCCGACGGACGACGACGGAGCTACTCGAGTCGGTGTCCGCGGACGTGCCGTCAGCGTCCGATCGGATTCGCATCGAGACGACCGAGGGACGGCCCTGGACGGTTATTCCGCGGTACGCGAGCGATGCGGATGTCGATCACGTCGTCATGTACGGCCACGAGAAGGGGTCGGGAACCGGAACGCCGGGGTTCGTTCGGCGATTTCTCGGACGCACGATCGCGACGACCGTCGTCGACCGTACCGACCGGCCGGTGACCGTACTCGAGTGA
- a CDS encoding ferredoxin, protein MKVEFDEDTCIGMYQCVAEWEGFTKDKSKGKAILEDSEEVEDGVFVREIPEDAELDAKFAARTCPVDAIKIYDDDGEQLIP, encoded by the coding sequence ATGAAAGTCGAGTTCGACGAGGACACCTGTATCGGGATGTACCAGTGCGTCGCCGAGTGGGAGGGATTCACGAAAGACAAGTCGAAAGGGAAGGCGATTCTCGAGGACAGCGAGGAGGTCGAAGACGGCGTTTTCGTTCGCGAGATTCCCGAAGACGCAGAACTGGACGCGAAGTTCGCCGCCCGCACGTGTCCCGTCGATGCCATCAAAATCTACGACGACGATGGCGAGCAGTTGATTCCCTGA
- a CDS encoding DICT sensory domain-containing protein yields MTISGLEEALEIVENERKHLAVYTAETDVAAELQQQFTTRNVTVEHRQAAAFDDGFVVIRGADGSFRGALGIEYFGAILSPDSYPPWTLENSGIETRQVFDFLENTLFSSYDRRQLLAVSREIEERAWRLGEGALYAGFERKAAFEKQREVYDRLSSRGALSVTVFLDAAWDAPTEGLAVVSALGEIGQFWFVVFDGAGNTQQACALVAEERQPGRYYGFWTYDPELVGELVACLEDIDGVQSA; encoded by the coding sequence ATGACGATCAGTGGGCTGGAAGAGGCGCTCGAAATCGTCGAAAACGAGCGAAAGCATCTCGCGGTCTACACTGCCGAGACCGACGTCGCGGCCGAGCTTCAGCAGCAGTTCACGACCAGAAACGTGACCGTCGAGCACCGACAGGCCGCTGCGTTCGACGACGGCTTCGTGGTGATCCGGGGCGCCGACGGCAGCTTTCGAGGGGCGCTGGGAATCGAGTACTTCGGCGCTATCCTCTCCCCCGACAGTTATCCGCCGTGGACGCTCGAGAATTCCGGTATCGAGACGCGGCAGGTGTTCGACTTCCTCGAGAATACGCTCTTTTCCTCCTACGATCGCCGACAGTTGCTCGCGGTCTCGCGGGAGATCGAAGAGCGGGCCTGGCGTCTCGGTGAGGGGGCGCTGTACGCCGGTTTCGAGCGCAAAGCGGCCTTCGAGAAGCAGCGAGAGGTGTACGACCGCCTCTCCTCCCGTGGAGCCCTCTCGGTGACGGTATTCCTCGATGCCGCGTGGGACGCGCCGACGGAGGGTCTCGCGGTCGTCTCCGCTTTGGGCGAGATCGGACAGTTCTGGTTCGTCGTCTTCGACGGTGCAGGGAACACGCAGCAAGCGTGTGCGCTGGTCGCCGAAGAACGACAGCCCGGACGGTACTACGGCTTCTGGACGTACGATCCCGAGTTGGTCGGCGAACTGGTGGCGTGCCTCGAGGATATCGATGGCGTTCAGAGCGCGTAG
- the cgi121 gene encoding KEOPS complex subunit Cgi121 — translation MAPELLECRLAVDDLDAFVTDVGKIGERHGVTIQAFDARYVAGRQHLQRAVELADRAIDRGENVARDRAVEILLYAAGRRQIDQALEMGVSEDETRAVVLIDHAGSTENEHGDLEAAREAITELESFVGPEPTLDDTDEETLQSFFDITDAERAATDASLEALVRERVALLEVEK, via the coding sequence GTGGCCCCGGAGCTACTCGAGTGTCGCCTCGCAGTCGACGACCTCGATGCGTTCGTCACCGACGTAGGCAAGATCGGCGAGCGCCACGGCGTGACGATACAGGCCTTCGACGCACGATACGTGGCTGGACGGCAACACCTCCAGCGGGCCGTCGAGTTGGCCGACCGTGCGATCGACCGCGGCGAGAACGTCGCACGCGACCGAGCAGTCGAAATACTGCTCTACGCTGCTGGCCGGCGACAGATCGACCAGGCACTCGAGATGGGCGTTAGCGAGGACGAGACTCGCGCCGTCGTCCTCATCGACCACGCTGGGTCAACGGAGAACGAACACGGCGACCTCGAGGCCGCCCGCGAGGCGATCACCGAACTCGAGTCGTTCGTCGGACCCGAACCGACGCTCGACGACACCGACGAGGAAACCTTGCAATCGTTCTTCGACATCACCGACGCCGAACGCGCCGCGACGGACGCCTCACTCGAGGCACTGGTTCGTGAGCGGGTGGCGTTGCTCGAAGTCGAGAAGTAA
- a CDS encoding DUF7344 domain-containing protein: MKNEIDDLSPLADAVSGRALDEWLGLLANREMQITLAYLYDHPKTTVNELATAIAGKTAAEEGRIAAESDYDDAYIYLYHSILPRLDDHELLEFDAEEQTVRDVDVPPAIYTVLGIGE; encoded by the coding sequence ATGAAGAACGAGATCGATGACCTCTCTCCGCTCGCAGACGCCGTCTCCGGACGAGCGCTCGACGAGTGGCTCGGGTTACTCGCCAACCGAGAGATGCAGATCACGCTCGCCTATCTGTACGATCATCCGAAGACGACAGTCAACGAACTCGCCACGGCAATCGCTGGAAAAACCGCCGCCGAGGAGGGTCGGATCGCAGCCGAATCGGACTACGACGACGCGTACATCTATCTGTACCATTCGATACTGCCGCGACTCGACGACCATGAGTTACTCGAGTTCGACGCCGAGGAGCAGACCGTTCGGGACGTGGACGTTCCGCCGGCGATCTACACCGTTCTCGGGATCGGCGAATGA
- a CDS encoding cytochrome P450 — protein sequence MTDPQSTADDRSPRTDAEAGTEPARNDGETGSMRATARTPPPGPRGLPLIDSTLTFVREPLEFLSDLSTYGDVAGYEAFGREFVAVSDPGLVEEVLVSRDDEFWRGEFENEFSDAVAIEGVFFAEGDRWRRQRVLLQNAFTPARIQSYADDMVDETTRLVERWSDGDVVDLREASSTLTLRALTRSLFDLEFGDDRAERVRRWVHAMGVYNDTEFFGVRAVLPTWLPSGAEREYRRATADVEALVEGLVADRRQSGTDGDDLLSLLATGAYPDGSRPSAEEITDQLLLFLLAGHETTATALTYACWLLAGDDADVDVDADIDADADAGADFDVDVDGGADADADFDTASVRSQLEREVDAVCGDRNPTFTDLPELSVTEAVSREALRLYPPLPFLQREPHESTAVGGYRIDPGTTVQLNMYGIHRDDRWWSEPDAFRPARWLSADEDGRPVLDARTDTNRPEYAYFPFGGGPRHCIGMRFAMTELQLSLATLVQHADFDRITESIDPSFKVSLDPGPVEMRVRKR from the coding sequence ATGACCGACCCGCAGTCGACAGCAGACGACCGAAGCCCGAGGACAGACGCCGAAGCCGGAACTGAGCCGGCGCGAAACGACGGTGAGACCGGATCGATGCGAGCCACTGCTCGGACACCGCCACCCGGCCCGCGCGGGCTCCCGCTGATCGACAGCACCCTCACCTTCGTTCGCGAGCCACTCGAGTTCCTCTCCGATCTCAGTACGTACGGCGATGTCGCCGGATACGAAGCCTTCGGTCGTGAGTTCGTCGCGGTTTCGGATCCCGGGCTCGTCGAGGAGGTCCTGGTTTCCCGCGACGACGAGTTCTGGCGTGGCGAGTTCGAGAACGAGTTCAGTGACGCGGTCGCTATCGAGGGGGTGTTCTTCGCGGAAGGCGACCGCTGGCGACGACAGCGTGTGCTCCTCCAGAACGCGTTCACACCGGCCAGAATACAGTCCTACGCCGACGATATGGTCGACGAGACGACTCGGCTCGTCGAGCGCTGGTCCGACGGCGACGTTGTCGACCTTCGTGAGGCGTCCTCAACGTTGACGCTCCGGGCGTTGACCCGGTCTCTGTTCGATCTCGAGTTCGGGGACGACCGTGCTGAGCGCGTGCGACGCTGGGTTCACGCGATGGGTGTGTACAACGACACCGAGTTCTTCGGCGTTCGGGCCGTGTTGCCGACGTGGCTCCCCAGCGGGGCCGAACGCGAGTACCGGCGTGCGACGGCCGATGTCGAAGCGCTCGTCGAGGGTCTGGTCGCCGACCGCCGCCAGTCGGGTACAGACGGCGACGACCTGCTCTCGCTGCTCGCGACGGGTGCGTATCCCGACGGTTCGAGACCATCGGCCGAGGAGATTACTGACCAGCTCCTGCTCTTCTTGCTTGCTGGGCACGAAACGACTGCGACTGCGCTGACGTACGCCTGCTGGCTGCTGGCTGGGGACGACGCTGATGTAGATGTCGACGCTGATATCGATGCCGATGCCGACGCTGGTGCCGATTTCGACGTTGATGTCGATGGTGGTGCCGACGCTGATGCCGATTTCGACACCGCCAGCGTTCGCTCACAGCTCGAACGGGAGGTCGACGCGGTCTGTGGCGATCGAAACCCGACGTTCACGGACCTCCCGGAGCTCTCCGTCACCGAGGCTGTCAGCCGCGAGGCGCTGCGTCTCTACCCGCCGCTGCCGTTCCTCCAGCGCGAACCTCACGAAAGCACTGCGGTCGGCGGCTACCGAATCGACCCGGGAACGACAGTCCAGCTCAATATGTACGGAATCCACCGGGACGACCGGTGGTGGTCCGAGCCAGACGCGTTCCGTCCGGCTCGCTGGCTCTCCGCCGACGAGGACGGGCGACCCGTGCTCGATGCTCGTACTGATACTAACCGTCCCGAGTACGCCTACTTCCCCTTCGGTGGCGGCCCACGCCACTGTATCGGGATGCGGTTCGCGATGACCGAACTCCAGCTCTCGCTGGCGACGTTGGTCCAACACGCTGATTTTGACCGAATTACGGAGTCGATCGATCCTTCGTTCAAGGTATCACTCGATCCCGGACCGGTCGAGATGCGGGTCCGAAAACGGTAG
- a CDS encoding oxidoreductase has product MATLEDPLTIGGVTIPNRLYRAPLLECAGSGPDAVDALIDDLEPAAASGVGLIFQGATIVRGEGGCAAPGMTRVHDPAFVSQLSRLTDRIHDHGGRIFIQLEHGGLRSMETWNAEYRAGHPDLEQLAVSKPPWQLQLLDRLGFLSYEPQVLSTDEVYDLAGDFGRAAASAVEAGYDGIHLAAANMGIIQQFLSPFYNRRDDEFGGSPEARLAFLALVHDEIRGRAGDVPIVTKVPAETPAPPTPIVRRKLSLSDGVEIARRLERIGYDAVVPVQTSVVWDMSIVRGEYPARAWENENLQEAYDAAFGGPARRRLVSLANWVQSLQYGFEPAWNEAFCRRVREAVSIPVLAEGGIRERREMDRLLGAGEGNGGGESGQETEPACDMVGLARPFYAEPRLGARLLDTDANATLIAEDTTPRVLCDSCNNCTVPQATGAPGICRTPSVLQQRGVLERAGAYASSEETETRE; this is encoded by the coding sequence ATGGCGACCCTCGAGGACCCCCTCACCATCGGCGGCGTGACGATCCCCAACCGGCTCTACCGCGCACCGCTACTCGAGTGCGCGGGCAGCGGCCCCGACGCAGTCGACGCGTTGATCGACGACCTCGAACCGGCCGCAGCGTCGGGAGTAGGGCTCATTTTTCAGGGTGCGACCATCGTCCGCGGCGAGGGCGGCTGTGCCGCACCTGGTATGACCCGCGTGCACGATCCCGCGTTCGTCTCGCAGCTGTCGCGACTGACCGACCGGATTCACGACCACGGCGGGCGGATTTTTATCCAACTCGAGCACGGCGGTCTGCGGAGTATGGAGACCTGGAACGCCGAGTATCGCGCCGGCCATCCCGACCTCGAGCAACTGGCGGTATCAAAGCCGCCGTGGCAGCTTCAGTTGCTCGACCGCCTCGGCTTTCTCTCGTACGAGCCACAGGTGCTCTCAACCGACGAGGTGTACGATCTCGCAGGGGATTTCGGCCGTGCGGCCGCGTCAGCCGTGGAAGCGGGCTACGACGGCATCCATCTCGCCGCAGCGAACATGGGCATTATCCAGCAGTTCCTCTCGCCGTTCTACAACCGCCGCGACGACGAGTTCGGCGGCTCACCCGAAGCCCGACTCGCGTTCCTCGCGCTGGTCCACGACGAGATTCGCGGACGGGCGGGCGACGTTCCGATCGTAACCAAGGTCCCGGCGGAGACGCCTGCACCACCCACGCCGATCGTCCGGCGGAAGCTCTCGCTCTCGGACGGCGTCGAAATTGCGCGCCGACTCGAGCGGATCGGCTACGACGCCGTGGTACCGGTCCAGACATCGGTCGTCTGGGATATGAGCATTGTCCGCGGCGAGTATCCCGCGCGAGCATGGGAAAACGAAAACCTGCAAGAGGCGTACGACGCGGCCTTCGGCGGGCCGGCGCGACGACGACTCGTCTCGCTCGCAAACTGGGTCCAGTCGCTGCAGTACGGGTTCGAGCCGGCCTGGAACGAAGCGTTCTGCCGACGGGTTCGCGAAGCGGTGTCGATTCCGGTACTCGCAGAAGGTGGGATTCGTGAGCGCAGGGAGATGGATCGATTGCTTGGGGCAGGCGAGGGGAACGGCGGCGGCGAATCGGGGCAGGAAACCGAGCCTGCATGCGATATGGTCGGCCTGGCCCGTCCGTTCTATGCCGAACCGCGACTCGGCGCGCGACTACTCGATACGGACGCAAACGCCACTCTCATTGCCGAGGATACCACACCGCGAGTCCTCTGTGACAGCTGCAACAACTGCACCGTGCCGCAGGCCACCGGCGCACCCGGTATCTGTCGCACACCCAGCGTGCTGCAACAGCGGGGGGTACTCGAGCGTGCTGGTGCGTACGCGAGCAGTGAGGAAACAGAAACGCGCGAATAG